Proteins from a genomic interval of Desulfatiglans sp.:
- the thiE gene encoding thiamine phosphate synthase, giving the protein MKSIGRFHLITDTVIQSRFSHVELARMAIMGGADTIQYRSKTGSTREMIDTAIRIKALCAGAGIPLIINDRVDVAIASGADGVHLGDDDFPIPLARKLLGPDAIIGGSAGNINDALRCLNDGADYIGSGPVYGTKTKSDAGDAIGVETIRIIAEKIHLPVVAIGGITVNDVHELFTAGAHGVAVISAVCLSDEPEREARRIRNLLGL; this is encoded by the coding sequence ATGAAGAGCATAGGAAGATTCCATTTAATAACAGATACAGTAATTCAAAGCAGGTTCTCCCATGTGGAGCTTGCCCGGATGGCTATTATGGGCGGGGCAGATACTATACAGTACCGTTCAAAGACAGGGTCAACCCGTGAGATGATAGATACAGCCATCAGGATAAAGGCTCTGTGTGCAGGGGCAGGCATACCTCTTATTATAAACGACAGGGTAGATGTGGCCATTGCATCAGGTGCTGATGGCGTTCACCTTGGTGATGATGATTTTCCTATACCACTTGCGCGAAAACTCCTTGGCCCCGATGCAATTATAGGGGGGTCAGCAGGTAATATTAATGACGCATTAAGGTGCCTTAACGATGGTGCAGATTATATCGGGTCAGGGCCAGTGTATGGCACAAAGACAAAATCGGATGCCGGAGATGCAATTGGGGTAGAGACCATAAGGATCATTGCAGAAAAGATACATCTCCCTGTTGTTGCTATAGGCGGTATTACTGTGAATGATGTGCATGAACTTTTTACAGCAGGTGCTCACGGTGTTGCTGTTATTTCTGCGGTGTGTTTAAGCGATGAACCTGAGAGAGAGGCACGCAGGATTCGAAACCTTCTGGGTCTTTGA
- the thiL gene encoding thiamine-phosphate kinase, which produces MTLKVSDIGEFELIDRIRRIIDGAGYKPGLLIHGIGDDAAVFTPEPGFEMVVTCDSMVEGRHYLKAHMTAIEVGRRAMVMNISDIGAMGGIPLYALVTLGLTSLETVHEIEEIYRGFIQELEPFNASIIGGNITKTAGNTFIDITLIGKANRGHIALRSGAKPGDAIMVTGYPGSSGAGYRLIVDGLAQSLADKTLMDAYLRPAHRAREGHELAVSGLISSMMDVSDGLPGDLYHICETSSIGAELWEEMLPVSNALNETSAMYKISPVDFILAPSDDYELLFTCVPQNIEKLERILAEFGCPVTHIGDIVPIAQGMTLIKKNGKRKPLNKKGWDHFTTV; this is translated from the coding sequence ATGACATTAAAGGTATCAGATATTGGCGAATTTGAACTTATTGATCGCATTCGGCGGATAATAGACGGGGCAGGTTATAAACCAGGTCTATTGATACACGGTATCGGTGACGATGCAGCTGTGTTTACCCCTGAACCTGGCTTTGAAATGGTTGTTACATGCGATTCTATGGTAGAGGGTCGCCATTATCTTAAGGCGCATATGACTGCCATTGAGGTCGGCAGGCGTGCAATGGTCATGAACATAAGCGATATAGGTGCAATGGGTGGGATACCCCTTTATGCCCTTGTTACGCTGGGGCTTACATCTTTAGAAACAGTTCATGAGATCGAAGAGATATACAGGGGTTTCATACAGGAACTTGAGCCCTTTAATGCCTCCATTATCGGGGGGAATATCACAAAGACAGCAGGGAATACCTTTATTGACATTACCCTTATAGGTAAGGCAAACAGGGGGCATATCGCCCTGCGTTCAGGAGCGAAACCGGGCGATGCAATCATGGTAACAGGCTATCCAGGCAGTTCCGGTGCAGGTTATCGGCTTATAGTAGATGGTCTGGCTCAGTCTCTCGCAGACAAGACCTTAATGGATGCATACCTGCGGCCGGCGCACAGGGCAAGGGAAGGCCATGAACTCGCCGTTTCAGGCCTGATAAGCTCCATGATGGATGTGAGTGACGGTCTGCCTGGTGATCTTTACCATATCTGTGAAACCAGTTCAATCGGGGCAGAGTTATGGGAAGAAATGCTTCCGGTATCAAATGCCCTCAACGAGACATCCGCCATGTATAAAATATCACCTGTTGATTTTATACTTGCACCAAGCGATGATTACGAGCTGCTATTTACCTGTGTGCCACAAAACATAGAGAAGCTGGAAAGGATACTTGCTGAATTTGGCTGCCCTGTAACACACATAGGCGATATAGTCCCAATAGCCCAGGGCATGACTTTGATCAAAAAAAATGGCAAGAGAAAGCCTCTTAATAAAAAGGGCTGGGATCATTTCACAACAGTGTAA
- a CDS encoding dodecin domain-containing protein gives MTGSTYKIIELVGTSEKSWEEAAKTAIETAGESLKELRIAEVTKLDMTVENGKIKTYRARVNLSFKYQK, from the coding sequence ATGACCGGAAGTACTTACAAGATAATAGAATTGGTAGGGACAAGCGAAAAATCATGGGAAGAGGCAGCAAAAACAGCGATTGAAACAGCGGGAGAATCATTAAAAGAATTGAGGATAGCAGAAGTTACAAAACTTGATATGACAGTCGAAAATGGAAAGATAAAGACCTACAGGGCAAGGGTAAATCTCTCATTCAAGTATCAAAAATAA